A genomic region of Venturia canescens isolate UGA chromosome 7, ASM1945775v1, whole genome shotgun sequence contains the following coding sequences:
- the LOC122413994 gene encoding uncharacterized protein produces MNITRIILAFLYFVLVWTRVKSSNWVDHLTRYIAEDSGARQVAFLTNLMENETITSRTVNDIRKKLEKEITIRGINIEKDPDQTNDSPSNNDYEDSYGIGSGATLFLLVHGSSDTPPTPPSKRFVNAVANMATFHYNSKFLFLIVNEELTDSFEDLLEHAWTKKLLDFTVVEWVEPKEPRTLEPERYQLSPSIIHQFNPFAKKYTKCEWSESNILLFPKKLDNMHGYPLRIRAVDSEPFTIAKFNEFDEPIKVGGANMDLLYAIADRMNASLKFLPTKPIEERNKSINVQDWTYHLGELQQMDLHSYLSTRDISGKYGSLQTTSIRIAEFCAIVPVLSAPRSHTTTSHIYSFCFFSAIILIYWIVSRVLGLTSPVWNPLNIANILIGAFDARPSQKNVERILFVSLLTVSCIFSSSIYTALTNLSLEKTSEMEFDSIESLTRSGFTPIISLFDFNRTFYKPGNAMKNLMKKTHVDSGNMMLCPRRAAVEKNIICLMDKARAEVAISRSNSGGKKKLKIANIHFWSDNVAFLIGKRSPYRSKIDDIIRRMHRAGLIQKLYADAKITLTKNEHAEEDENKTEDKQSMISLHKHLLIIAITGYVTALLVFLIELVVHQMLKFKKSKNRSRVAFFTSASSSKRRRKNIP; encoded by the coding sequence ATGAATATTACCCGGATTATTTTGGCGTTTCTCTACTTCGTGCTCGTCTGGACCCGTGTCAAAAGTTCGAACTGGGTAGACCATTTGACACGGTACATTGCCGAGGATTCGGGAGCTCGTCAAGTGGCATTTTTGACTAATTTAATGGAAAATGAAACGATAACGAGTCGAACGGTAAATGATATTCGGAAAAAGTTGGAGAAAGAAATTACCATTCGGGGTATCAACATCGAGAAAGACCCTGATCAAACAAACGATTCACCATCGAACAACGACTACGAGGATTCTTATGGGATCGGTTCTGGTGCAACGCTTTTTCTGCTCGTCCATGGATCTTCTGATACGCCGCCCACTCCACCGTCCAAAAGGTTCGTCAACGCTGTGGCAAACATGGCAACTTTCCACTacaattccaaatttttgtttctgatCGTTAATGAAGAATTGACCGACAGTTTTGAGGATTTGTTAGAACATGCTTGGACAAAGAAGTTGTTGGATTTCACAGTTGTCGAGTGGGTCGAACCAAAAGAGCCACGAACGTTAGAACCGGAACGCTATCAATTGAGTCCATCAATTATTCACCAGTTCAATCCTTTCGCGAAGAAATACACAAAATGTGAATGGTCTGAAAGCAACATTCTTCTGTTTCCTAAAAAATTGGACAACATGCACGGATACCCGCTCAGAATCAGAGCCGTTGATTCCGAGCCATTTACAATCGCCAAGTTTAATGAATTCGATGAGCCTATTAAAGTTGGTGGTGCAAATATGGATCTGCTCTACGCTATAGCCGATAGAATGAACGCATCTTTAAAATTTCTCCCGACAAAGCCCATTGAAGAACGAAATAAATCGATTAATGTTCAGGATTGGACGTATCACCTGGGGGAACTTCAGCAAATGgatttacattcttatttgtCAACGCGAGATATTTCAGGCAAGTACGGATCGTTACAAACTACTTCCATAAGAATCGCCGAATTTTGTGCAATTGTACCAGTCTTGAGTGCACCTCGATCACACACGACGACATCGCATATTTACTccttttgtttcttcagtGCAATCATTTTGATATACTGGATTGTAAGTCGTGTGCTTGGACTAACTTCTCCTGTTTGGAATCCTCTCAATATTGCGAACATTCTAATCGGAGCTTTCGATGCTCGACCAtcacaaaaaaatgtcgagcGAATCTTGTTCGTGTCCTTGCTCACTGTATCCTgcattttttcgtcttctATTTACACCGCCCTTACGAACCTGAGCTTAGAGAAGACGAGTGAAATGGAGTTCGATTCGATCGAGAGTCTCACTCGATCAGGATTCACGCCGATAATCAGCCTGTTCGACTTCAACAGAACTTTTTACAAACCCGGAAACGccatgaagaatttgatgaaGAAAACCCATGTTGACTCGGGGAACATGATGCTTTGTCCACGACGGGCAGCtgtagagaaaaatataatttgtttGATGGACAAAGCAAGAGCTGAGGTGGCGATTTCACGAAGTAAcagtggaggaaaaaaaaaactgaaaatcgcGAACATACATTTCTGGTCGGACAATGTCGCATTTCTAATAGGCAAGAGGAGCCCTTATCGCTCCAAAATCGATGACATCATACGGCGAATGCATAGAGCTGGACTGATTCAGAAACTGTATGCTGATGCAAAAATTACTTTGACCAAGAACGAACATGCGGAAGAAGACGAAAACAAAACTGAAGATAAACAGAGCATGATTTCTTTGCATAAACACTTGCTGATCATCGCAATTACCGGTTACGTTACAGCGCTGCTGGTATTCTTAATCGAACTCGTTGTACATCAAATGCTAAAATTcaagaaatcgaaaaatcgaagtCGTGTCGCCTTCTTCACATCGGCATCATCATCcaaaaggagaagaaagaacATTCCATAA